The following nucleotide sequence is from Aminobacterium mobile DSM 12262.
TCTCCAATAGTAATCACTGCTATATCCGCCTCTTTAGCACCTACTTTTATGAGAGCGTCTTCATCGGTAGCATCCAACTGAGCTGCTAAATCTATAATATCCGCCACTTCTTCTACCTTTAGAGGGTTTGCATCAACACCTACAACATATTGATTCAATGCTGCCAGTTTCTCGCAGAGAGAAAATCCAAAACGCCCCAAACCAACTACTAATATCATTTTTCGCTCTTCGGCCATAACAAGCCTCCTAGCCTATCGGTATATTCGTTGTAGCATAGTTTACATTATCTCTTGTCTCATGACTCACTATGCCATACATGAATGTAAGGATACCAACCCGTCCCCAGAACATCAACAAGACAAGGATCATTTTACCTATAGAAGAAAGGGAAGAAGTGATACCCAACGAAAGGCCCACTGTCCCCATAGCGGAAAAAGCTTCAAAAATAAGGGTATGGAAAGAAACTGATTCTGTTATAGATAGAGCAATTAAACTCATCAAAACTGTACCGAAATAAAGGACCGTAAGCGTTAGTGCCCGCCGTATATTGTCCATAGGAACAGCCCTATTCCACAGAACAACATGTTTTTTTCCTCGCAACTCTGTAAAGGTGGATACCACAAGCAAGCCAAACGTTGTCGTTTTTATGCCACCACCAGTAGATCCAGGAGATGCTCCTATAATCATCAGCAAACACGTTATAAATAACCCCAAAGAAGAAAATTGCGCTTGATTAATTGTATCAAATCCCGCTGTACGAGGAGTAATACTTTGGAAAAGAGCGTTCCAAATTTTCAAAATAGGAGACAGCCCTTGAAACGCACCATCCCAGTCTGAAATAAGGAAAAGAGTCGTGCCAACAGTTATCAATCCTGCCGTAACAACCAAAACAAAACGGCAATGAGGAGCTAAACTTTCACCCCGAGTGGTGTATCGCCAAACTCCAGATAACACAAGGAAACCTGCACCACCAGAAACAATAAGAAACATAATAGTCGCCGGAACCCAAAACGTATTGGCATACCCCTCCAAACTGTTGGAGAAAAGAGAAAAGCCTGCGTTACAGAAAGCACTTATACTGTGAAAAATAGCGAGGTACAGTGCTCGGACTGGAGAATAGTCTTTAACAAAAGCAATAAAGAGAGGGATGCAGCACAGCCCCTCTATGAGAATTGTCATTTTAAGTATTTTCATCAAAAGGCGAACTGCTCCGGCGGGAGTATCCAAACCTAATCCTCCAGCAAAAAGGAGCCGTTGACGGATCCCTATCTTTTGCCGCAGCAGCAAAAGAAGAGCTGTAGCGGCAGTCATAACCCCTAACCCCCCAAGTTGTATCAGAGCCAAAACAACCCACTGAGAGGCTAAACAAAGGTCCTGCCCAGTATTCACAACAGAAAGCCCAGTAACACACAAAGCAGATGTCGCCGTAAAAAGAGCATCAACAAAAGCTATAGGCTTCCCCCACGCCATATTGAGGGTCCATATAAGGAAGGTTCCTACCACGACTAGCGATAGGAACCCTCCAACAATGGTCCTCTCTACTCTGAGAGAACTATAGGTTTTCAAAATTACAGCCCCAAAGCGTCTCTAGCCTGCTCCACCAATCTTACAAAGGCTGGCATGTCGTTAATAGCCAACTCAGAAAGCATCTTCCTATTGATAGAGATGCCGGCTTTCTTAAGCCCATTCATCAGGGTGCTATATGACATCCCCTGAGCACGTGCCGCAGCATTAATACGAGTAATCCACAAACGACGAAACTCTCTTTTCTTAATCTTACGATCATCATAAGCCCTTGAAAGGGAATGAAGGAAAGCTTCTCGTGCTCTTCTGTAAACATTTTTCTTTCTGCCCCAATATCCTTTTGTAATGGCAAAAAGTTTCTTTCTTTTCTTATTGCTTGTGCTACCACCCTTAACACGAGGCATAGCATGTCACCTCTTTCAATCTATCTATTAAAAGTTTTAAAATCTATGAATGCATCTTGCCCCTAGCTATAAGGAAGCAGCCGTTTCATATCTGTAGCCAACGCATCAGAAACATATCCAGCCTTACGAAGACGACGAATTCTGCTTCTGCTCTTCCCTGTCAAAAGGTGCCCTCTTCCATTTTTCCTATAAGCAAACTTTCCAGTACCTGTAGCTGTAAATCTTTTTTTCGCACCAGAATGGGATTTCAATTTAGGCATAATAAATACCCCCTTCCAATAAAGAAATATAATCCTCCAACGTTTATTCAGTTTTTCCAGAGGAAGAACCCTGGTTCGGATTGTCGGTGTTTTGATTGTTCTGGTCTTTTTTCGGCTGTTTATTACTCCCTTCCTTGGGCTTTACCGGCCCTGCAGGAGTAATCATTATCCTCATATAACGGCCTTCCATTCGAGGTTCACCTTCATGTTTCCCCAAGCCTTCGCAATCGCGAATCACTCTCTCCAAAACCTCCCGCCCCTTGTCAAGGAAAGCCATCTCACGACCACGGAAGAAGACAGAGACCTTTACTCGATGCCCATTCTTCAAGAAATTCTGCACAGCCCGAACCTTAAAATCATAATCGTGCTCATCAATTTTCGGGCGCATCTTCATCTCTTTCAAGGTCTGGCCCTTTTGTTTTTTTCTTGCATCCTTTTCTTTTTTCTGCTGCTGATAACGATATTTACCGTAGTCAAGAATGCGACATACAGGCACTTTAGCCTGAGGAGCAACCTCTACAAGGTCCAGCCCTCTTTCTTCAGCCATTCGTAAAGCTTCTTCTACAGCAGTTACACCTATTTTTACTCCGTTTTCATCGATCAGCAGAACTTCCCTCGCGGTAATTTCCTCATTGACGCGGGGTTCCCCTTCTTCTCTCTTGGCTATAACCTTTCACCTCCGTGATAAATATAAAAAAGGGCCGATGGAAAACCACCGGCCCTCATACTGTACGCACACAAATCTTTTACAGTCTAACCAGGCAACAGCTATTCGCGTCACCAGGTGAGAGGGTGGCCTCTACTTTGATAGAGAGAACTATATCACAGTCTTCTAAATATAGCAATTACCTACAAACAAGAGGGTTAAACTCCTCTTTAAGTAATATATTTAAGAACTTTTCTATAGACATGGCACCGAGATCTCCTTTACTCCTCTCTCGAGGAGCCACTTCTCTATTTGACATCTCCTTTTCCCCAAGGACTACCATATAGGGAATCTTCTGCATTTGAGCGTCACGAATTTTCTTTCCTAACTTCTCATCTCGGCTATCTACTTCCACTCGAATACCTTTATTTGCTAATTGCTCCTGCACTTCCTTGGCATATCCCAAGAAATCTTCAGAAATAGAAAGTAATTTCACCTGCACTGGGGCCAACCAATAGGGGAAAGCGCCGGCATATTGTTCTATAAGTATGCCAAAGAATCTCTCCAAACTTCCTAAAATAGTCCGATGAAGCATTACCGGACGGTGCTCTTTTCCATCAGCGCCTACGTAAGATAGGTCGAATTTCTCAGGCATCTGGAAGTCAAGCTGAATCGTTCCACATTGCCAGGTCCGACCAATACAATCCTCAAGATGAAAATCTATCTTCGGCCCATAAAAAGCCCCATCTCCAGGGTTTATATGATAGTCCATATTAGTTTCCTCTAGCGCCTCTTGCAACGCCCCTTCTGCTACACGCCACTGTTCCTCTGATCCCATGGAATTCTCCGGCCGGGTGGAAAGTTCCATTGTATACTTAAAACCAAAAACGTCTCTGTAAATATACTGACATAATCTCATAATGCCCTTTATTTCATCTTTAACTTGATCTGGCGTACAGTAAAGATGAGCATCATCTTGGGTAAAGCATCGAACCCTCATTAACCCATGCAACACTCCTGATCGCTCATGTCTATGTACTGTGCCAAGCTCCGCCATACGCAACGGGAGATCCCTATAGCTTCGGATCTGGTTTTTATAAATAAGAATTCCACCAGGACAATTCATAGGTTTAATAGCAAAAGGCATCTCATCAATCTCTGTGAAATACATATTATCTCGATAGTGATCCCAGTGCCCAGAGCGGATCCAAAGGCTGCGGTCAAGTATAAGGGGCGTTCTGATCTCGCAATATCCGTTTCTTTCGTGCACCTGCCGCCAGAATTCCGTCAATTTATTGAGAATCACCATACCCTTGGGGTGGAAAAAGGGAAAGCCAGGCCCTTCAGGCTGAATACTAAACAGATCAAGTTCCTTCCCTATTTTCCGATGATCCCTGTTTTTAGCTTCTTCAATTTTTGTAATATACGCTTCCAACGACTCTTCATCAGCAAACGCAGTTCCGTAGACACGAGTTAACATTATGTTTTTCTCGTCGCCCCTCCAATATGCCCCTGCCACTGAAAGAAGTTTAAAGTGTTTTATCCAGGATGTATTGGGGATATGAGGGCCACGACATAAGTCTACATAATCTCCCTGCTTATAGAGACTTACTGTAGGAGCATCTATCTCTTCTATAAGCTCTACCTTATAGATCTCATTGCGCTTCTTAAAAAACTCTATAGCCTCTTCTTTAGAAAGCTCAACCCTTTCAAGAGGAAAAGCTCGCTTCGCTAAGCGATGCATCTCCTTTTCTACTTTTGGAAGATCTTCTTCCGATATAGTTTCCGGCAGTTCCATATCGTAATAAAAGCCATCTTTAATAGAAGGCCCTATCCCAAAACGACTCTCAGGATAAAGAGTCTGGAAGGCCTGTGCCATTAAGTGCGCTGTTGAGTGGCGAAGAATTTCTAACCCTTCCTCGCTCTTTTCATCAACAACTTCAAGCGTTCCGCTCTCATGAATATCTGCCGATAGATCTAGAAGCTGACCATTCAGCTTGGCCGCCACTGCCCCTTTATGGGCACCCCACTTCTTTAAAACGTCTAGAACCTTTCCTTCTTCCAGAGACAATTCCTTGGCATCTGGCCCTTTCAATTCAAACATCTGAATACCTCCCTGCTGAAAATAATTAAGCCCACATCGCTCTTTCTGGAGACGATGTGGGCTTGATCGCGGTTCCACTCCAGTTCCAACTTTTTATTAAAAGTTGGCCCTCTTTGCGCTATAAGGGGCACTCCCCTGCACCTTATCCTTTAAAGGCTTCGATGCCGACTCCAGGATGGTTTTCGTAAAAGTCCGCTGGAAGAGGCTTTCAGCCTATAACCTCTCCTCTCTGTTCAGCTTGAACTTAAACTACTCTTCCCTTCATTGCCGTAGATATTCAGATATGCCTATTTGGCGAGATTTATACTACCTCTGCGCCAGAATGTCAACCAGCATCAATTCATTCCAGTACTTCCAAAACCGCCCTCTCCCCGCTGTGAAAGAGAGAGATTGGAAACTTCTTCCCATTCTAGCTGCACTACGGAAGCTAGAACCATCTGAGCTATTCTATCTCCTGGTTTTACGTGGTAAGGAGACTCACCGTGGTTAATCAAAATAACCCGTATCTCTCCACGATAATCGCTATCAATAGTGCCTGGAGCATTAAGCACAGTGACGCCCGAGCGTAAAGCTAAACCACTACGAGGTCTCACCTGAGCCTCATAGCCTTCAGGTAACTCTATGTACAGTCCAGTCCCTACGCTTCCCCATCCTCCTGGCTGTAGCACCAACTCTTCTGAAGCCCTAAGATCCACTCCTGATGAATAAGGGGTCCCGTATTCCGGTAAAGGGATGTCCTTACTTTGCCGGACAATTTTTACCGAAACTCGTCTCATCGGCGAGGGCCTCCCTGAGAGCGGCGATCCTGCCCCCCTCTTTCTTTTCCACTGCGATCATACCCACCGGTACGGCGCCCAGTGCTTGTGGGACGAGTGGCAGCGGCAGCCGCCACCTGAGAAGCAATAAGAGTTTCTCGTGTTTTTTCTTCGTTTAAAGAGGAGGCGAATCCTTCTTTTACCACCCGATCTTCTTGGTCAAAAAGTTTTTTACGAGTCAAATTCGTCCGTCCCATATCATCTATTTCCTTTACCATGACAAGAACAGCATCCCCCACAGAGAAGACATCCTCTACTTTCCCTACACGATGAGGGCTTATCTCGCTTATATGCAAAAGCCCCTCTTTTCCAGGGAGGCACTCTACGAAAGCACCAAAATTCATTATTCTGGTTACCTTCCCGAGATATATCTCTCCTGGCTCTAACTCCTTCGTTAGCCCCCTGATCATAGCAAGAGCTTTTTCTACCCCTTCGCTGGTCGTACTCGCTATATAAACTTCCCCTGAATCTTCTATATTAATTTTCGCACCAGATTCTTGCGTAATGCTGCGAATCATCTTACCACCTGGCCCAATAACATCTCGTATCTTTTCAGGATCAATATGAGTAACGTAAATTCGAGGAGCATACGGAGAAAGTTCCGTAGGCTGGGAAATGGCCGATCCCATAATATTGAGGATAGTCATTCGACCTTCTTGGGCCTGATTCAAAGCTTTCTTAAGGATATCTCGCGTAATACCTCCAGCCTTATTATCCATTTGCAGGGCAGTAACACCGTCTCGAGTTCCAGCAACTTTAAAATCCATATCTCCATAATGATCTTCCAGACCTTGAATATCCGTAAGGATTTCTACTTTTTCTCCCTCTTTGATAAGCCCCATAGCTATTCCAGCCACGTGCTTTTTTATTGGAACTCCGGCTGCCATAAGGGCCAGACTTCCACCACAAATCGAGGCCTGAGAGCTGGAACCATTGGATTCGAGAATATCAGATACTATTCTAACGACATAAGGGAAATCTACTTCATCTGGAATCATGGGGCGCAACGCTCGTTCTGCCAACGCTCCATGACCAATCTCTCTTCGTCCCGGCCCCCTCATGGGGCGAACTTCACCAACAGAGTAAGGAGGGAAATTATAGTGAAGAATGAAGCGTTTATTTGGCTCATCCTGTTTAAGGCCGTCCAAAATCTGATCATCAACACCCATCATACCAAGAGTGGCAACAACAAGCGCTTGAGTCTCACCTCGAGTAAATAAAGCTGAGCCGTGTACCCGTGGCAATACGTCCACTTCACATGTGATGGGACGAATTTGGTTCATTGCTCGACCATCGACTCGTACATGTTCGTCTAGAATACGGGCTCGCATAGTCTTTTTAACCATCTCATCAACCGCAGCGCTAATGTACCCTTCAGATTCAGGATAGGCTTCTGCAAAACGGTCTATTGCTGTATCTTTAATAGACTGAATCCTATCTGCCCGGGGTTTCTTCTTATGAATACACACCGCTTCATAGACACTTTGCTGCATTGATTCATGGAGCCATTGATCTATCTCTGGCAATACCTCTGGGGCTGGTATTTCTACCTTTTCTTTCCCCATCTCTTTCCACATCTCTTCCTGCAGCGCCACTATCTTTTTTATCTCCGCATGGGCCAGATCCAAAGCATCTACAAGAAGTTCTTCCGATACTTCATTAGCTCCAGCCTCCACCATTGTAATACCATCTTTATGACCAGAAACAAGCAAATCCAGTTTAGAATTTGCCATCATTTCTTCTGTCGGATTCACTACAAGCTGATCATCTATATACCCGATTCGCACCGCGCCAATAGGGCCTCCCCAAGGGATCTCAGAAATCATAAGGGCTGCAGAAGCTGCGTTAATGGCCAACACACTCGGCGGGTTCAACTGATCTACAGATAGAACCGTAGCCACAACCTGAACTTCGTATCTCAGATTTTCATCAAAGAGGGATCGGATGGACCTATCCACAACTCTAGCACTCAATATAGCCGTTTCAGTAGGACGTCCTTCTCTTTTAATAAACCCACCTGGAATTTTCCCGGCCGAATAATAACGTTCCTCAAAATCCACCACTAATGGGAAAAAATCTATTCCCGTTCTCGGGGTATCGTTGATACAGGCAGTTGTTAAAACTACCGTATCTCCAACTTGGGCTACAACAGCTCCATTCGCTTGTTTAGCCACTTTCCCCATCTCAAAGGTCATAAGCTGACCTCCGATCTCGATTGAAAATTTCTTTTCCATACGTTGTTCCTCCTCTATTTTCTACCTCTTCGAAATTCACTGGATAAGAATAACACATTGAGCAAAAAAAGTGCGAGAGCCAACAGCCGCTCTCGCACAAAACTCTCATTCTTTTTTAAGAAAAAAGATCTAACCTTCACTCGATTAGTGACGAAGCCCAAGTCGCTCAATCAGCTCTTTGTATCTGTTAAAATCTTTGTCTCTCAGATAGCGAAGAAGCTTGCGCCGCTTACCAACCATCTTAAGAAGCCCCCGTCTTGAATGGAAGTCATTCGTATGCTTTTTCATGTGTTCCGTCAGTTCTCTAATGCGAGTGGTTAACATTGCAACCTGAACCTCAGGAGACCCAGTATCAGCACTGTGTGTACGAAATTCCTCAATGATCTGCTGTTTCTGCTCTTTCTCTAACATATAACTCACCTCATAGACTAAAATCCCGAAACCAAGAAATACATCTACCTGTATATCCTAGTAAAGGGTCTTAGCAATATTATCACGATGATAAGATTCTGACAATTGCCCATTCCGTAGAAAAATACCCTCGGCAAAAATACAGAATTTTATAGAATATCTAATTCTGCACTCGACATGGTTTTAAAGATATGGTTAAATAATAAAGAGTTAACGTAAATTGCAAAAATCTAGGAGCGGGGGGGGGATAGACATGTCGTTGCTTATTATCGAAGATAATAAGGATCTTGTCCAGGTTCTCGCCGAAGGCTTTGCAGAGAGTGGGTACTCTGTGGAGCGAGCTTATACAGGAGAAGAGGGCCTGGAGAAGGCAAAGAATCCAGAATGTGAATGTATTATTCTGGATCTTATGTTGCCAGGAATTAGCGGTCTAGAAGTGCTTGACAGACTTCGGGCCGACGGAGCAGTTACACCTATCATTATTTTGACAGCCAAAGACAGCGTAGACGATAAAGTGGAAGGCCTCAATAAAGGTGCAGATGATTTTCTTGTGAAACCTTTTGATTTCCGCGAGCTACTTGCACGTGTTAGAACGTTGTTAAGACGGAATGTAGACCTACAACATCATTTACTTCACTGTGGACCTCTCACAATGGATCCTGTTGCTCGGGAATGCCGAGTAGAAAATGATGTTTTACCACTGAGAAGAAGAGAGTTCGATATCTTGGATCTTCTTTTGCGTCATGAAAATCAGGTTTTTACCAGGGAAAAGATTATTTCTCAAGTTTGGCAAAAAGAATATGATGGAACGAGCAACGTAGTGGATGTCCATATTAAATATTTGCGAGACAAGCTTCGCGAATACGGTTTGGACACAATTGTAGTAACCGTACGAGGAGTAGGGTATAAAGTTAGTTGCCCCGAGTGCAGTTAAACGGGCGCCAACAATGCGCCAGTGATAAGCTTTGCGACCTCGCAAACTACTCAAACTACTGAAGAGATTCTCTTATAATGTTATAACAAGACGAGGGGGCAATCTGAAGTTAGTCAGGTTGTCCCTTTTTGCCATGCTTGTTATTTTTGTCTCTATTGTAGCTGGCATCTGGTCCTATAAGGCCGGAAAAATTGTCATTGCGCACTTGTTCTGGGCCGTAACAATTGTAATTCTTACTTTTCTTTTTTGTTATTGGCATATGGAGCTTCGTTTTATGATCCCCCTCCGAAAGGTAGCTATCAGTTTACATAAACAGCGAAAAAAAGAAGACCATGTTCGAATCCCTTTTCTCGGGAAGCAACCAGTGCTAGTGGAACTGCGCAATAATGTAAACGACCTTCTGAACCAGTATGATGAATCCATGGCTCAGCTTAAGCAGCTTTCTGCCGATACAAGTCACGAACTGAGAACGCCTCTTTCCGTTATAAAAGGGAAAATAGAGATAGCCCTTATGACCCCAAGAGAGCCTCTCTATTACCAACAAAAGTTTGAAGAAATTCGAATGCATGTAGATAATATGCAGCAAATAGTCGAGGCCATTTTGGAGCTATCCCGTTTCTCAAAATTTGCAGGTCCCGAATGGATGGAGCCAATAGACCTTCTTATGGCCGCCGATGAAGCCTGTGAAAACATGGCTCCTCTCATAAAGAAATCAAGACACCAAATCCTGAAGCAGAAGCTTTCTTTTGCTCCAGTTTTTGGGAGCCTGGATTTGCTTACTCGGGTCGTCTCAAACCTTTTAGATAACGCTAGCAAATACACTCCCGAAGGAGGAACCATCGGAGTGGAAACATGGAGCGATATAAAAAAGCAAAAAGCTTATCTGAGGGTATGGGATACAGGACAAGGTATGGATGAATATGCCATTCAAAAGTGCCGAGATCTCTTTTGGCGTGCCGATACTGCTCGAACTGGCGGCGGCTATGGACTTGGCCTCTCTTTGGTACAACGTATAGCAGAACTCCATCGAGCTCAAATGGATATACAATCAACAATTGGGAAGGGGTCTTCGTTCACCCTTGCTTTTAAGTTAGACAGTAACGCACTTTCCGATTATGACACCTACTAAACAACCCGAGAGCTTCTGGGATGTAACTCCCCCAGAAGCTCTCGGGTATTATTTTATTTGATTATGAGTTAAAACAAACTCACTAAAAACTCATAGACACAAAGAACGTTCGTCCATCACGCGCAAGAAGAAGCACTACAGAACGGTCTTTCTCACCAACAGCCCTATCCAAGTCGCTTACTTTGACTATTTTTCGCCCGTTAGCTTCTAAAATCATATCTCCCTCTCGAATGCCCGACCTCATAGCAAAAGAGCCAGCTTCAACCCCAACTATAACAATACCATCTTCTCTCTTAAGTCCATACTTCGAACGCAGCTGACTTGTAACATCACTCACCCGCAAACCGATGGTACTTAAAAGCTCTGAAGTCTTAGGAGCCTGAGTTGTATCCTCTGCCCCATCTGGAGAAGAAGATACTTCTGTCAACTTCACCGTTACTTTTTGCACATCTCTTTTCCTGACGATGTCAATCTCTACTTTGTCTCCAGCCATAGACTGCCGAATTTTATAGACAAAATCTTGATGGTTTTTAATTTTATTCCCATTTACAGCTGTTACTACATCTCCACGCTGAAGCCCAGCCTTTGCCGCAGGAGAGCCCGGAACCACATCGCTAATAACAGCTCCTTCCTCTTCTTTTACGCCGTAAGCTGAGGCAAATTCCTTAGTAAGAGGCTGGACATACACTCCTAACCATCCTCGTTTAACTTTGCCATATTTTACCAAGTCATTCATAACCTGCTTCGCCATGTTTATAGGAATAGCAAAACCTATCCCTTGAGCATACGGGACAATAGCGCTATTAATGCCCACTACTTCCCCAGAAAGATTGATGAGGGGGCCACCACTATTCCCAGGGTTAATGGCCGCATCAGTTTGTAAAAAGCCTTCAAAATTAACATCCCCTGCGTGGATACTTCTGTTTTTAGCAGAAACAACTCCCACCGTTACAGTGTGTTCAAGTCCAAAGGGGTTCCCTATGGCTACGACCCACTCCCCTACTTCCAAACGATCAGAATCACCCAAGTTTAATACAGGAAGTTTCTTTGCTTCGATCTTAATGACAGCCAAATCAAAAGTGGGATCTGTACCAAGAACCTTCGCCGGAAACGTCCGGCCATCCGAAAGAGTCACTGTAATTTTATCAGCACCCTCTACTACGTGGTTATTTGTCAAAATCTGTCCCTCTTCTGTTACAACAAAACCAGAGCCACGACCCTTCATTGGAATAGTGCGAGAAAATCGTTGAAACTCATCGCCAAAGAACTGCCTGAAGATAGGGTCATCAGGGAAAGGCATTACTGACCGAGTAACCATGGTTTCCACGTCAATATTCACTACTGCTGGAGACGTTTCTTTTGCTATCTTAGCCACCGGATTCCCCGTAAAAACATCCTGCGCCAATATAGGAGTCGTGCTCATGACCCCGAAAAGAACCGCCAAAACGGCGATAAAAGCAATCACATTACACGTTCTTTTCACCATACTTCACCTCCGCTAAAATATCTCTTGTTCATTACACTCTTATTGTATAAGGATTAAAGGAAAAGGCATCGTAGGTTTTACCTATCTCATAATAATGAACTTTCCTGGTCTCGGTGCTGCTACTAAAACTATGGTCGACGCATTTGAACAATGGAAAAGACACCCCATACTGCACCTGTGATTACAAGAAAGGAACTGCTCATAAAAAATGAACGCCTTTGGGCAAACCAATCGATACGCAAAGGATCGATAAGGAAGCGGGAACAACCATATAAAAAGCAAAAAAGAGGCCAAAGAATCGCTTGGTGATGTTTTCTTTCTAATGCACCTATTCGTCCCTCTACTTCTTGAAGAATCCAGAGTATTGCAAGGGCACTAAAAGCATAATAAAGCTCTGTAGGATGACGAAGAAGCCGATTTGGGTCAATGGGAAAACGTATCCCCCAAGGAAAAGAAGTCTCCACTCCGGCGCAACATCCGTTCAAAAAGCACCCCCATCTTCCTATAGCAAAAACTACGGAAGCAGGCAAAGCAGAAGCCTCTGTAACTCGCCATAATGGGATCTTCCGTACCCATAAAATGATAAGGGTGCCCAAAACTCCTCCTATAAAAGCATGGAAGGAAGAAAGACCTCCCTCTCCAAAATAAAATAAGCGCAGGGGATTT
It contains:
- a CDS encoding sensor histidine kinase; translated protein: MLVIFVSIVAGIWSYKAGKIVIAHLFWAVTIVILTFLFCYWHMELRFMIPLRKVAISLHKQRKKEDHVRIPFLGKQPVLVELRNNVNDLLNQYDESMAQLKQLSADTSHELRTPLSVIKGKIEIALMTPREPLYYQQKFEEIRMHVDNMQQIVEAILELSRFSKFAGPEWMEPIDLLMAADEACENMAPLIKKSRHQILKQKLSFAPVFGSLDLLTRVVSNLLDNASKYTPEGGTIGVETWSDIKKQKAYLRVWDTGQGMDEYAIQKCRDLFWRADTARTGGGYGLGLSLVQRIAELHRAQMDIQSTIGKGSSFTLAFKLDSNALSDYDTY
- a CDS encoding Do family serine endopeptidase, producing MVKRTCNVIAFIAVLAVLFGVMSTTPILAQDVFTGNPVAKIAKETSPAVVNIDVETMVTRSVMPFPDDPIFRQFFGDEFQRFSRTIPMKGRGSGFVVTEEGQILTNNHVVEGADKITVTLSDGRTFPAKVLGTDPTFDLAVIKIEAKKLPVLNLGDSDRLEVGEWVVAIGNPFGLEHTVTVGVVSAKNRSIHAGDVNFEGFLQTDAAINPGNSGGPLINLSGEVVGINSAIVPYAQGIGFAIPINMAKQVMNDLVKYGKVKRGWLGVYVQPLTKEFASAYGVKEEEGAVISDVVPGSPAAKAGLQRGDVVTAVNGNKIKNHQDFVYKIRQSMAGDKVEIDIVRKRDVQKVTVKLTEVSSSPDGAEDTTQAPKTSELLSTIGLRVSDVTSQLRSKYGLKREDGIVIVGVEAGSFAMRSGIREGDMILEANGRKIVKVSDLDRAVGEKDRSVVLLLARDGRTFFVSMSF
- a CDS encoding prolipoprotein diacylglyceryl transferase — protein: MHQVLFHLGPFTVYSYYMLWTVALFVGFLWTYSRSVIRYGLLPHDVIFLLSGAGLGIIAGMSVSIYLKHPGIIWENPLRLFYFGEGGLSSFHAFIGGVLGTLIILWVRKIPLWRVTEASALPASVVFAIGRWGCFLNGCCAGVETSFPWGIRFPIDPNRLLRHPTELYYAFSALAILWILQEVEGRIGALERKHHQAILWPLFCFLYGCSRFLIDPLRIDWFAQRRSFFMSSSFLVITGAVWGVFSIVQMRRP